A part of Ignavibacteriota bacterium genomic DNA contains:
- a CDS encoding response regulator: MTEPTPTHILLVEDNPDFANLVELFLKKHHPGLFEVTWCGDGATALKVLAGEQQYDLILMDYFLPGKNGLEVTREIHERGITVPVVFLTVNKDFDLAVEVLKLGVEDYLVKEEIATPVLPKTILSVLERRKLKHQLTELEISQKRLETIQELVVQVTGELQSPIEGMRKNIESLLATHPEDNLRAYLVIIRDNLIRIDKKMVRLRQLKTDKTIPYVRDIRMLDLSEENPPA, translated from the coding sequence ATGACTGAACCGACGCCGACACATATCCTGCTGGTCGAGGACAATCCCGACTTCGCGAACCTTGTGGAGTTGTTCCTGAAGAAGCACCACCCCGGGCTGTTCGAGGTAACGTGGTGCGGCGACGGTGCGACCGCCCTGAAGGTGCTGGCGGGAGAGCAGCAGTACGACCTGATCCTCATGGACTACTTCCTTCCGGGGAAGAACGGCCTGGAGGTCACGCGCGAGATCCACGAACGGGGGATCACGGTGCCGGTGGTTTTCCTGACCGTGAACAAGGATTTCGATCTGGCGGTGGAGGTGTTGAAGCTCGGGGTCGAAGACTATCTGGTGAAGGAGGAGATCGCGACGCCGGTCCTCCCCAAGACGATCCTCAGCGTGCTCGAGAGACGCAAGTTGAAGCATCAGCTGACCGAGTTGGAGATATCGCAGAAGCGCCTCGAGACCATCCAGGAACTCGTCGTGCAGGTGACGGGGGAGTTGCAGTCGCCGATCGAAGGGATGAGGAAGAACATCGAGTCGTTGCTCGCGACCCATCCGGAGGACAATCTCCGGGCGTACCTCGTCATCATCCGCGACAACCTCATACGCATCGACAAGAAGATGGTGCGGTTGCGGCAGCTCAAGACCGACAAGACGATCCCGTACGTGCGGGACATCCGGATGCTCGACCTTTCAGAGGAGAACCCGCCGGCATGA
- a CDS encoding metallophosphoesterase family protein — protein MRVAVISDIHANLPALEKVLTVIDQIGVDRILCLGDIVGYGAFPNECVALVRERCAAVVRGNHDSGAIEELPLDHFNTYGEIAMRWTRKHLSQENAAWLRSLQLMHVVDSVTIVHAAPLHPGAWRYIFAWPDAQKCFAAFGTPYCFIGHTHVPVVVGENGSVNQFKAGERFLINVGSVGQARDGVPRASFGLLDTHRGSYDTVRIEYDIEAAARAILHAHLPDYLAQRLFLGI, from the coding sequence ATGAGAGTTGCCGTCATATCCGATATTCACGCGAATCTGCCCGCGCTGGAGAAGGTGCTCACCGTCATCGACCAGATCGGCGTGGACCGCATCCTCTGCCTCGGCGATATCGTCGGCTACGGCGCATTCCCCAATGAATGCGTCGCCCTGGTCCGCGAACGCTGCGCCGCAGTGGTCCGCGGCAACCACGACTCCGGCGCCATCGAAGAACTCCCCCTCGATCACTTCAATACCTACGGCGAGATCGCGATGCGGTGGACGAGGAAACACCTCTCGCAGGAGAATGCCGCGTGGCTCCGCTCCCTCCAGCTCATGCATGTGGTGGATTCCGTGACGATCGTGCACGCCGCTCCCCTGCACCCCGGCGCCTGGCGCTATATCTTCGCCTGGCCGGATGCGCAGAAATGCTTCGCGGCATTCGGCACGCCGTACTGCTTTATCGGACATACGCATGTTCCGGTGGTCGTGGGGGAGAATGGCTCGGTGAATCAGTTCAAGGCGGGGGAACGGTTCCTGATCAACGTGGGGAGCGTGGGACAGGCACGCGATGGGGTTCCGCGGGCATCATTCGGACTGCTTGACACGCACCGCGGCAGCTACGACACGGTCCGCATCGAATACGACATCGAGGCAGCAGCACGCGCGATCCTGCACGCACACCTGCCGGACTACCTCGCACAACGACTCTTCCTGGGGATCTAA